The genome window TGTATCCGATCGTCGCGGATGTGACGCAGCCGGATACCCTGGCCTGCTTGCGGGGGATTGTCGGTCCGACGGATCATGTATTGTGGAGCGTTGGCTATGACCGCCACGCTAGCCCCGACCAACATACCGTGTACGTGGAGGGGCTGGGAAATGTCTTGGCGGCTTTGCCGGAAAAATTTGGAAAAATCATCTCCATCAGCAGTACCGGAGTCTATGGCCAGGGGGCAGGAGAGCTTATCGACGAAGACAGCCCCGCGGAGCCGACCCGCACGGGAGGCCGGGCGTGCCTGGCGGCGGAACAGTTGCTGTTGTCCCATGCACATGGCCAACGTGCGGTCATTCTACGTTTGGCGGGCATTTACGGCCCCCAGCGGGTTCCCAATCGGGCGGCATTTACGGGAGGGGCCGTCTTGGATGTCAATCCGGATAGCTATTTGAATTTGATTCACGTGGAGGACGCGGTTCAAGCGGTGGAATTAGCCTGGGAACGGGCCGCGCCTCCGCGAACTTACCTTATCGCCGACGGCCATCCGGTCTCCCGCGCTCATTACTATGCCGAAGTTGCGCGGCTGCTGAATGCCCCGCCCCCCATTTTTAACGCGATTGATCCCCCCGCCGTCCCATCTGCGGGCATGACCCCGCGGCGTGGATCGGGAAATAAGCGGATCGATAACTCCCGTTTTGTCCATGAATTGCGGCCCCAATTCATTTTTCCCGATTAT of Pirellulales bacterium contains these proteins:
- a CDS encoding SDR family oxidoreductase, whose product is MHLIVGCGYLGERVARLWLAREWPVAAVTRSRQRAEEFRRMGLYPIVADVTQPDTLACLRGIVGPTDHVLWSVGYDRHASPDQHTVYVEGLGNVLAALPEKFGKIISISSTGVYGQGAGELIDEDSPAEPTRTGGRACLAAEQLLLSHAHGQRAVILRLAGIYGPQRVPNRAAFTGGAVLDVNPDSYLNLIHVEDAVQAVELAWERAAPPRTYLIADGHPVSRAHYYAEVARLLNAPPPIFNAIDPPAVPSAGMTPRRGSGNKRIDNSRFVHELRPQFIFPDYRAGLAAILGGNE